The Acidobacteriota bacterium nucleotide sequence CGCTCAGCTGATCGCGGATCGACCGTGCGATGGTGTAGGCGTCGTCGAAGTCGAGCCCCCGCTGCACCAGATCGTGGGTGACCATGCCGCGCAGGAAGCGCTGACGGGTGCCCTTGGAGGACACCACCACCAGCTGGCCCTTGCGGCGCCGGGACGAGCCGCCGCTGTCGCCTTTCGTACTCATAGGCCCTTCGTTCTCATAGGAGCAGGATCTTAACGCGAGCCGGTGACGATCAACGACCCCGGCCTCTGAAGGACTCCGCGGTGTTTGGAGGGCTCGGCGATCAGCGACCCCGCTGGATCGCCCGCTGGGCAATGCGATCCACCAGCGCCGGGCTCAATACCTTGAGCCACAGCCCCAACCGGCCCCGCAGCGAAGGAATCAGCTCCCGCTGGCGCCGGGCGGCAGCCTGCAGAATCAGCCGGCCACAGCGCTCGGCGGTCATCACCTTGCCCTCCTGCACCGGGCTGTCGCCCAGCCGCTCACCGTCGGAGCCGAAGGCGTTGCGTCGGGTCTCGGTGGCTACGAAGTCCGGATAGGTCATGGTCACCGTGACCCCCGACTCCGCGAGCTCGATGCGCAGGCTGTCGAAGAAGCCCGCCATGGCGTGCTTGGTGGCGGCATAGCCGCTGCGGGTGGGGACGCCGGTCTTGCCGGTGAGGCTGGAGACCCCGACGATGCGGCCGCGAGAGCGCTTCAGGTGGGGCAAGGCGTAATAGGTGCAGTAGAGGCTGCCGAAATAGTTGATCTGCATCAGCTGCTCCAGCGGACGCAGCGTCTCCAACTCGTCGAAGCGGCTCCACATGGTGCGGCCGGCGTTGTTGATCAATACGTCCAGCCCCCCGTCGGAGCCACCGTAGAGCTCCACCGCCCGCTCTATCAGCGCCCGGCATTGCTCCTCGTCTGATACGTCCGTGGGGACCGCCTCCGCCTCTCCCCCCAGCTCCCGGCAGAGCTCCGCCACCTCCTCCAGAGCCTCCTCACCGCGCGCCGCCAGCACCTGTCGGGCGCCGTGACGGGCCAGCTCCAGGGCCATGGCCCGCCCGATACCGGTGGAGGCGCCGGTGAGCACCACCGACAGGCCGCGGAATGCTTCCAGGCTCATGCGTCCTCCCCGGGCCCCTTCGTTTCCACGACCTCGAAGACCAATCCAGCCTCCCGCAGCCGCTCCAACAGACAACCCCCCAGCGCTACCGCCGGGGTCAGCGTGCCGGCCTGCTGCGGCAGCCGGTCCCCATCGAACGCCAGGGACAGCCCCGTCTCGGCCAGCATCTTGGAGGTCTCGTCGTACCCCGGATCTCCGCCCCGCACCTCCACTACCGTCCGACTGCCGTCGCCGGCCCGGCCCAGGAAGGTGACGCTGAAGCGGCTGCGGGCGCGCTGTTCTTCAGTGGGTCCGTCCCCGGAATCCTTGAGGGAGAGCAGCCATTTGCGTGCCGGAGGCAGCTTGGAGAGGGCAAAGACCGAGCCGATGGTCCCGGACACCACGGCCATGCGGGGCAGCGAGCCAATGCGCAGGAAGTGGCCGTAGCGAAAATCCGGCCCGTAATCCGGCAGTTCCCGCGCGGACCGCCGAACCACCTGCGGGTCGATGGTCGGCAGGGGCATGACCCACTCGCCGAAGAGCTTCTCCCGATAGACCTTCTGAGATCCCCGGCGCACCCTGCGCTCTCCCTCCGACGGCGCAGGGGAACGCTCCCGAGCCCTCTTCTTCTTGCCGCTCTTCTTGCCGAAGATCGGAGTCTCCGCCATGGCGTTCACTGCCGAGCGCCAGGTGCCCCCGGACATACCGCCCTTGGCCCGCACGAACCCGCGCAGATCGATCTTCTGATCCGCCGGCAGCTGCCGCACCGCCAGGAGCGCTCCCAGATCGTGGGGAATGCTGTCGAAGCCGCAGCAGGAGACCAGCCGCAAGCCCTTCTCCCGGGCTGCTGCGTCGTAGCGGTCGCGAAGGGTTGAAACGAAATCCGGCTCGCCGGTGATGTCCGCATAGTGGGTCCCGGTCTCGACACAGGCCGCCACCACCCCCTCCCCGAAGCGCGCGTAGGGACCGACGGTGGTCAAGAGCACCCGACAGGCCCCGGTCAGGGCCCGGAGCGAATCCGCATCGTCCACGCTGGCCACCAGGATCTCCGGCAGCGGGCTCCCCGGCACTTCCTCCTCCAGCCGCCGCCGCAGGGCCTCCAGCTTGTCGCGGTTCCGCCCGGCGATGGCCCAACGCAACGGGCCTTCCTGCCCCGGTCCCAGGGACTCCCCGGCCGCAGCGCGGCGGGCCAGATATTCGGCGGTGAGGGCCCCGGTAAAGCCGGTCGCACCAAAGAGAGCGAGGTCCAAACGCCCCTCGCCGGCGGCAGTAGCAGCATCGTTTGAGCTCATCGCTGGAGCATAGCAACAAAGGGGGGGACCCAAATGTTGGTGCTCGATTGTTGACGCCCGTCCGGGGGACCTTGTTCACCCCCGGAGGCAGCAGTAGACTGCTTTGCGATCAATGGCCTACAGGAGACGCCCTCCAGGAAACGGACCAGCTCGGGTCCGTGCCCACGAGGGATCCACGGATCTCCAATTCCACTGTCCATGCATTGAGCGAAGGAGCGCGAATGACCTTTGGAGACTTCCCCAAAAAGCCCAACCTGGTCCTCTTCATCACCGACCAGCAAAGCGGCAACCCCCACTGGCCGGAAGGCTGGGCGGAAGCCAATCTGCCCACCGAGCAGCGACTGCGCGAGCATGGCCTCACATTCACCCAGGGCTACACCAACTCCTGCACCTGCTCCCCCGCCCGCGCCACCCTCTTCACCGGCATGTACCCCGCCCGCCACGGCGTCACCGAGGTGCTCGAATTCGACAACTCCGGCCGACCCGACCTGATCCCCGACGGCGCCAGCTCCGGGGCGAGCATCCAAGGCTCCACCCTGGCGGTCAAAGAGCGCCGCCAGAGGGGGCTTTCCTCCCAGGTCCAGAATCTCGCCCGGATTCTGAGCACCGCCGGCTACCACGTCGAGTTCAAAGGCAAATGGCACCTCGGCAAGCCGGTTCAATACTCCACCTCCCTGGATCAAAAATACTGGACCGACGCCGACGTCGCGCACCTGCGGGATCGCTACGGCTTCCACGGCTGGACCATGCCCGACGCCGGCGACAACCTCGCCATCGCCAACATGGGCGGCGGACGCATCAACAACGACGGCCGCTTTGTCGACGGGGAGGGCCAAGCGGCCAAATACGGTCTCAGCCTGCCCGAGGATCGGCTGTGGAAGGACAGCGCCGTGCACTTCCTCCAGAGCTACGACGGCGACAAGCCCTTCTGCCTCATCGTCTCCCTGGTCAACCCCCACGACGTCCTCGCCTTCCCCGGCACCGACGGTGCCCTGGTCACCTTGCCCAACGGCACCGAGATCCCCCTCTACAAAGCCGCCGGCTACCACGACCGCGACTTCCGCGACCTGCCCATCGAGCCGCCCCCGACGGTGGACGAAGACTTGGCGACCAAGCCCCGGTCTCAGGAGCAATTCCGCGTGCTCAGCAACCAGGGCAACGGGGTCATCGGCCCCACCGACTTCGAGCTGCAGAAAATGTACTGCCAGTTCTACGCCTACCTGTGCAAGCGGGCGGACCACGAGCTCGGGAAGGTCCTCGACGCCCTCTACGCCCGGCCCGGCGGCCGGGAGGACAGCGTCGTCTTCCGCATCGCCGACCACGGGGACATGGCCATGGCCCACGGCCGCCAGCGCCAGAAGATGTACAACGTCTACCAGGAGACCCTCAACGTCCCCTTCGTGATCTCCAGCCCCCGCCTCTTCCACCAGCCCCGCAGCACCGACTCCTTCGCCTGCCTGGTGGACATCCTCCCCACCATGGCCAAAATCGCCGGAGTTCCCGAGCGGGACCGCTGGACCTTCCAGGGCTACGACCTCTCCCCGGTGCTGGAGGATCCCAAGGCCTCCGTGCGGGACTACGTCCACTTCACCTACGACGACCTCTACTTCTACGTCCCGGCACCCAACCGCATCCGCTGCCTGATCGAAAAAGATTGGAAATACGCCGTCTACTTCGACGGCTACACCGGCAAATACCCCGAATACGAAATGTACGACCGCAACCAGGATCCCCAGGAACGCCACAACCTGGCCCACCACAGCGTCAACCCCTCCAAACCCGTCGAAGCCGAACGCCAGCGCCTGCACCGGCGCCTCACGGAGATCATGCAGAACCTTGGCACTACCCCCGACGACATCGTCTGGCCCGAGGTCTCCGGCGATCACGACTTCGTGCGCACCGATCTGCCGGATCGCAAATTCGACCCCGATCAGCTCATCGAGGAATGACTCCACCGTCCGGGGGCGGCCCCGAAAGGAGGCCCGCCGCCGGACGCGCTATCATGAGGAGAACTTCCTGAATTGAGGGCTCGTCGGGAGCGGCTCGGTGAGCCCATGAGGCCGAAGCTCGCCGAATTTTGCGCCGGCCACCGTCAGCCCATGAGCGCCCAGCACCCAACTACTGACCCCATCCCGGAAGCCGGCCATCCCGGGGCCCCTTCCCAAGACCAAGCCGCCTCTTCCCGCGGTTCTCCGCACCTCTCCACCGGCAAGAAGATCCTCTTCTCGCTGGTGGTCTGCCTCCTCTTCTTCGGCGGGCTGGAGCTCCTGCTTATGGTCTTCGGAGTCGAGCCCACCCTCGCCTCGCGGGACCCCTACGTCGGCTTCCAAAGCTATATCCCTCTCTTCGAAACCAGCGACGACGGGCGGCACCAGGTCACCGCCGCCAACAAGCTCGCCCTATTCAACCGCCAGAGCTTTCCGCTGGAGAAGAAAACCGGCACGGTGCGCATCTTCACCGTCGGCGGCTCCACCACCTACGGCCGGCCGTTTGACGACGCCACCTCCTTCACCGGCTGGCTGCGCACCTATCTCGAGACCAGCGCCCCGGATCAGAGTTGGGAGGTGATCAACGCCGGTGGCATCTCCTACGCCAGCTACCGTGTGGCCAAGCTGATGGAGGAATTGATCCATTACCAGCCGGATCTCTTCATCATCTACTCCGGCAACAACGAATTCCTCGAGCGCCGCACCTACTCCAATCTTTTCCATGAGCCCCGGGTGATCACCGGTGCCAAGCGGCTGGCCCAACGCTCCCGGCTCTGGACCCTCGGCGAGCGACTGATGGAGCGACGGCAGCGCGCGGCGGAGGAGAGATACCGTCTCACCGGCGAGGTCCAGGAGCTGCTGGATACCTCCGCCGGCCTCGGCGCCTATCACCGCGACGACGAATTCGCCGCCCAGGTGCTGGACCACTATCGCTACAACCTCCAGCGCATGGTCAACCTCGCCGAGAGCGTGGGGGCCCGAGTGATCTTGATCACCATTCCGGTCAACGAGAAGGACTTCGCGCCCTTCAAGGCCGCTCACGGGGACGCCCTCGACGCCGGTTCGCGGAAGCGCTGCGAAGGCCTCAAGCAGCGAGTGCGGAGAATCCTCTCGGCGTCGTCGGATTCGCAGGCGGCATCCAGCGACCGACCGCGGCAAACCGCCCTCGAGCTCGCGGAAGCGGCGGTGGAGCTCGACCCCCGGGACGCCGACGCTCAATACCTTCTCGGCCGAGTCCTCACCCGCCGATCGCACCACGACCGGGCCGGCGAGGCCTTCCAGCACGCCATCGTCGAGGACGTCTGTCCACTGCGGGCGCTGCCGGAGATCGACCGCGCCATCGTCGACACCGCCGACGCCAACGGCCTGCCGCTGGTGGACTATCGGCA carries:
- a CDS encoding sulfatase-like hydrolase/transferase, whose amino-acid sequence is MTFGDFPKKPNLVLFITDQQSGNPHWPEGWAEANLPTEQRLREHGLTFTQGYTNSCTCSPARATLFTGMYPARHGVTEVLEFDNSGRPDLIPDGASSGASIQGSTLAVKERRQRGLSSQVQNLARILSTAGYHVEFKGKWHLGKPVQYSTSLDQKYWTDADVAHLRDRYGFHGWTMPDAGDNLAIANMGGGRINNDGRFVDGEGQAAKYGLSLPEDRLWKDSAVHFLQSYDGDKPFCLIVSLVNPHDVLAFPGTDGALVTLPNGTEIPLYKAAGYHDRDFRDLPIEPPPTVDEDLATKPRSQEQFRVLSNQGNGVIGPTDFELQKMYCQFYAYLCKRADHELGKVLDALYARPGGREDSVVFRIADHGDMAMAHGRQRQKMYNVYQETLNVPFVISSPRLFHQPRSTDSFACLVDILPTMAKIAGVPERDRWTFQGYDLSPVLEDPKASVRDYVHFTYDDLYFYVPAPNRIRCLIEKDWKYAVYFDGYTGKYPEYEMYDRNQDPQERHNLAHHSVNPSKPVEAERQRLHRRLTEIMQNLGTTPDDIVWPEVSGDHDFVRTDLPDRKFDPDQLIEE
- a CDS encoding SDR family oxidoreductase, producing the protein MSLEAFRGLSVVLTGASTGIGRAMALELARHGARQVLAARGEEALEEVAELCRELGGEAEAVPTDVSDEEQCRALIERAVELYGGSDGGLDVLINNAGRTMWSRFDELETLRPLEQLMQINYFGSLYCTYYALPHLKRSRGRIVGVSSLTGKTGVPTRSGYAATKHAMAGFFDSLRIELAESGVTVTMTYPDFVATETRRNAFGSDGERLGDSPVQEGKVMTAERCGRLILQAAARRQRELIPSLRGRLGLWLKVLSPALVDRIAQRAIQRGR
- a CDS encoding saccharopine dehydrogenase NADP-binding domain-containing protein → MSSNDAATAAGEGRLDLALFGATGFTGALTAEYLARRAAAGESLGPGQEGPLRWAIAGRNRDKLEALRRRLEEEVPGSPLPEILVASVDDADSLRALTGACRVLLTTVGPYARFGEGVVAACVETGTHYADITGEPDFVSTLRDRYDAAAREKGLRLVSCCGFDSIPHDLGALLAVRQLPADQKIDLRGFVRAKGGMSGGTWRSAVNAMAETPIFGKKSGKKKRARERSPAPSEGERRVRRGSQKVYREKLFGEWVMPLPTIDPQVVRRSARELPDYGPDFRYGHFLRIGSLPRMAVVSGTIGSVFALSKLPPARKWLLSLKDSGDGPTEEQRARSRFSVTFLGRAGDGSRTVVEVRGGDPGYDETSKMLAETGLSLAFDGDRLPQQAGTLTPAVALGGCLLERLREAGLVFEVVETKGPGEDA